Proteins encoded within one genomic window of Streptomyces sp. NBC_00523:
- a CDS encoding PucR family transcriptional regulator: MPPTLASLVQHSALKLTVRAGADRLGTPVRWAHASELTDPVPYMEGGELLLVTATNLDAENPEAMGRYVRRLAGAGVAGLGFAVGVNYDEVPRPLIGAAEEAGLPLLEVPRRTPFIAIAKAVSSQIAADQYRAVTAGFEAQRELTSAALAGDGPAALLTRLAAHVNGWAALYDAAGAVVAAAPDWAARRAARLTPEVERLRARPAPASMVVGDTDDRVELQSLGTGRRVRGALAVGTGAALGTAERYAVHSAVALLTLTTARSRALQGAEQRLGAAVLRMLLAGQPDHARAVAGDLYGGLLDAPFRLLIAEGQDPSATALLADALDTAADRSGETLLMVPEGERLLVLAADGGAAVTACQAYAEAQDELTPREPAAAQESDVVVGMSAPAGPVAVSAAYKQAEQALSVARRRGRALVEHAELATGSVLPLLADDAVRAFADGMLRALYEHDAKGRGDLVASVRAWLSHHGQWDAAAADLGVHRHTLRYRMRRVEEILGRSLDDPDVRMELWLALKVTSPPGQ, translated from the coding sequence ATGCCGCCCACGCTCGCCTCGCTCGTCCAGCACTCGGCGCTCAAACTCACGGTGCGCGCGGGGGCGGACCGCCTCGGCACCCCGGTGCGCTGGGCGCACGCCAGCGAGCTGACCGACCCCGTCCCCTATATGGAGGGCGGCGAACTGCTGCTGGTCACCGCGACCAACCTGGACGCGGAGAACCCGGAGGCTATGGGGCGTTACGTGCGCAGGCTCGCCGGTGCCGGGGTCGCCGGGCTCGGCTTCGCCGTCGGCGTCAACTACGACGAGGTGCCCCGGCCCCTGATCGGCGCCGCCGAGGAAGCCGGACTGCCGCTGCTCGAAGTGCCCCGCCGCACTCCCTTCATCGCCATCGCCAAGGCCGTCTCCTCGCAGATCGCGGCCGACCAGTACCGCGCGGTCACCGCCGGCTTCGAGGCGCAGCGGGAGCTCACGAGCGCGGCGCTCGCCGGGGACGGCCCCGCCGCCCTCCTCACCCGCCTCGCCGCCCACGTCAACGGCTGGGCCGCCCTCTACGACGCCGCCGGGGCCGTCGTGGCCGCCGCCCCCGACTGGGCGGCCCGCCGCGCCGCCCGGCTCACCCCCGAGGTGGAGCGGCTGCGCGCCCGCCCCGCCCCGGCGAGCATGGTCGTCGGCGACACCGACGACCGGGTCGAGCTCCAGTCCCTGGGCACCGGCCGCCGGGTCCGCGGCGCCCTCGCCGTCGGCACCGGGGCGGCCCTCGGCACCGCCGAGCGGTACGCCGTGCACTCGGCGGTCGCCCTGCTCACCCTCACCACCGCCCGCTCCCGCGCCCTCCAGGGCGCCGAGCAGCGCCTCGGCGCGGCGGTGCTGCGGATGCTGCTCGCCGGTCAGCCCGACCACGCCCGCGCGGTCGCCGGGGACCTCTACGGCGGACTGCTCGACGCCCCCTTCCGGCTGCTCATCGCCGAGGGCCAGGACCCCTCGGCCACGGCGCTCCTGGCCGACGCGCTCGACACCGCCGCCGACCGGTCCGGCGAGACCCTGCTGATGGTCCCCGAGGGCGAACGCCTCCTGGTGCTGGCGGCCGACGGCGGAGCCGCGGTGACCGCCTGCCAGGCGTACGCCGAGGCGCAGGACGAGCTGACCCCGCGCGAACCGGCCGCCGCCCAGGAGTCCGACGTCGTGGTGGGCATGTCGGCCCCGGCGGGCCCGGTCGCGGTGTCCGCCGCGTACAAGCAGGCCGAGCAGGCCCTCTCGGTGGCCCGCCGCCGGGGCCGGGCGCTGGTCGAGCACGCGGAGCTGGCCACCGGCTCCGTGCTGCCGCTGCTCGCCGACGACGCGGTGCGGGCCTTCGCGGACGGGATGCTCCGCGCGTTGTACGAGCACGACGCCAAGGGCCGGGGCGATCTGGTCGCCTCCGTGCGCGCCTGGCTCTCGCACCACGGCCAGTGGGACGCGGCCGCCGCCGACCTGGGGGTCCACCGGCACACCCTGCGGTACCGGATGCGGCGGGTCGAGGAGATCCTCGGCCGCTCGCTGGACGACCCGGACGTCCGCATGGAGCTCTGGCTCGCCCTGAAGGTCACCTCGCCCCCTGGCCAATAA
- a CDS encoding ATP/GTP-binding protein produces MDNDGTHGAWDTRGAQPPDARAGGSVPRPAGPPPAAPPAYPPTVPPPARPPAAPVPLAHTPAPGTASPTAEWFNAPRPEAGPGVWRYGFTPRPAERPPRPSLVGPAATLILWLLLWLLLSARAVPYVFKPIEIITGPKWWVLGGLREDAPGLVVDSTTLYYEVLVLILGFYAARLGGWAHVLRYFAGERYERLRLTLSVAAAVVLLWLAWTPKVPLLLVLMGSAQGWLLSGDQLKATVAAYTCYALTTAIVVWPIARAAHWGDALRDLRAGRAPGRPQDANDAAPAPADGPLRAQWPELRAAGSADAAEALTAAVYAGRMNDVDCVRVGHAWTGARGRPDRTASFTETVLRKGADAFLHPSGLRDVPRRTATHDPLTGQVRIGECADDPRNPYPRRGSGLALEPASLGTSLLAVGPPGSGKTDRIVRPVVEALALRALTGQAAVLAVGGAGGGLGPDDAYDVVIRIGDPASLHDFDLYGGTTDPDEAAAALAEGLAGDIPALETRRAATALGQLLGPFRTVHGRFPSVPELRELLEGSAAALGALRQALEAGGHQAMLRELEARARQAGGGTDPAAVLADRIATLDRPAFAGFFATGEDARPFSLRSLGRHPLRVRVDLPERGHAEASRILARLVLAQFNAVTAARTDRSLFVCLVLDDATHTVTADTVRGIRRLRSVNAGAVLALRTLDDVPEGLHAALLGAFGCAMVFPGLTTWDGKRFAEAWGKEWVEVREVAQHGVFADQPLTRALHSLRKMATGKAVTTDAVTVRQVERERWSASALAYELPHGHAVLSLTTVDGEHMPPLLVRLAG; encoded by the coding sequence ATGGACAACGACGGTACGCACGGCGCCTGGGACACGCGGGGCGCGCAGCCGCCCGACGCGCGGGCCGGAGGCTCCGTACCGCGTCCGGCGGGTCCGCCCCCCGCCGCCCCGCCCGCCTACCCGCCCACGGTCCCGCCGCCCGCCCGGCCCCCCGCCGCGCCGGTGCCCCTCGCGCACACCCCGGCCCCGGGCACCGCCTCGCCGACCGCCGAATGGTTCAACGCCCCCCGCCCCGAGGCCGGGCCCGGCGTCTGGCGGTACGGATTCACGCCCCGGCCCGCCGAGCGCCCGCCCCGCCCCTCGCTGGTGGGCCCGGCCGCGACGCTGATCCTCTGGCTGCTCCTGTGGCTGCTGCTCTCGGCCCGCGCCGTCCCCTATGTGTTCAAGCCGATCGAGATCATCACCGGGCCCAAGTGGTGGGTCCTGGGCGGTCTGCGGGAGGACGCGCCGGGCCTGGTGGTCGACTCGACCACCCTGTACTACGAGGTCCTGGTGCTCATTCTGGGCTTCTACGCCGCCCGGCTCGGCGGCTGGGCCCACGTCCTGCGGTACTTCGCCGGCGAGCGGTACGAACGCCTCAGGCTGACGCTTTCGGTGGCCGCCGCGGTGGTGCTGCTATGGCTGGCCTGGACCCCGAAGGTGCCGCTGCTGCTCGTGCTCATGGGGTCGGCGCAGGGCTGGCTGCTCAGCGGCGACCAGCTGAAGGCCACCGTGGCCGCCTACACCTGCTACGCGCTGACCACCGCCATCGTCGTGTGGCCCATCGCCCGGGCCGCGCACTGGGGAGACGCCCTCCGCGACCTCCGCGCCGGACGCGCCCCCGGACGCCCCCAGGACGCGAACGACGCCGCCCCCGCCCCGGCGGACGGCCCCCTGCGCGCCCAGTGGCCCGAGCTGCGTGCGGCCGGCTCCGCCGACGCCGCCGAGGCGCTGACCGCCGCCGTGTACGCGGGCCGGATGAACGACGTGGACTGCGTACGGGTGGGCCACGCCTGGACCGGGGCGCGCGGCCGCCCCGACCGGACGGCCTCCTTCACCGAGACCGTGCTCCGCAAGGGCGCCGACGCCTTCCTGCACCCCTCCGGCCTCCGGGACGTGCCCCGGCGCACCGCCACCCACGACCCGCTCACCGGCCAGGTCCGCATCGGGGAGTGCGCCGACGACCCGCGCAACCCCTACCCCCGCCGGGGCTCCGGCCTGGCGCTGGAACCCGCCTCGCTCGGCACCTCCCTGCTCGCCGTCGGCCCGCCCGGCTCCGGCAAGACCGACCGGATCGTCCGGCCCGTCGTGGAGGCCCTCGCGCTGCGGGCGCTCACCGGCCAGGCCGCGGTGCTCGCCGTCGGCGGGGCGGGCGGCGGGCTCGGCCCGGACGACGCCTACGACGTTGTTATTCGCATCGGCGACCCCGCGTCCCTGCACGACTTCGACCTGTACGGCGGCACCACCGACCCGGACGAGGCCGCGGCGGCCCTCGCCGAAGGGCTGGCCGGGGACATCCCCGCCCTGGAGACCCGGCGCGCCGCGACCGCCCTCGGGCAGCTGCTCGGCCCGTTCCGCACGGTCCACGGCCGCTTCCCCTCCGTACCCGAACTGCGCGAACTCCTCGAAGGCTCCGCCGCCGCGCTCGGCGCCCTGCGCCAGGCCCTGGAGGCCGGGGGACACCAGGCGATGCTGCGCGAGCTGGAGGCCCGGGCCCGCCAGGCGGGCGGCGGCACCGACCCGGCCGCCGTCCTGGCCGACCGGATCGCCACGCTGGACCGGCCCGCCTTCGCGGGGTTCTTCGCCACCGGCGAGGACGCCCGGCCGTTCTCGCTGCGCTCCCTGGGCCGCCACCCGCTGCGGGTCCGCGTCGACCTGCCGGAGCGGGGCCACGCCGAGGCGTCCCGCATCCTGGCCCGCCTGGTGCTCGCCCAGTTCAACGCCGTCACCGCCGCCCGCACCGACCGCTCGCTGTTCGTCTGCCTCGTCCTGGACGACGCCACCCACACCGTCACCGCCGACACCGTCCGGGGCATCCGCCGCCTCCGGTCCGTCAACGCGGGCGCGGTCCTCGCCCTGCGCACCCTGGACGACGTGCCGGAGGGGCTGCACGCCGCGCTGCTCGGGGCGTTCGGCTGCGCCATGGTCTTCCCCGGCCTCACCACCTGGGACGGCAAGCGCTTCGCGGAGGCGTGGGGGAAGGAGTGGGTGGAGGTCCGCGAGGTCGCCCAGCACGGCGTCTTCGCCGACCAGCCGCTCACCCGCGCCCTGCACTCGCTGCGCAAGATGGCCACCGGCAAGGCCGTCACCACGGACGCGGTGACCGTCCGCCAGGTCGAACGGGAGCGGTGGTCCGCCTCCGCGCTCGCCTACGAACTGCCGCACGGCCACGCGGTGCTCTCCCTGACCACCGTGGACGGCGAGCACATGCCCCCGCTGCTCGTACGGCTGGCCGGCTGA